The Alnus glutinosa chromosome 3, dhAlnGlut1.1, whole genome shotgun sequence nucleotide sequence TCAAAATTTGCATGCGTAAGTAATATTGAAAATTCTGAAACTAAGCTGAAATACTAATTTgctgaaatttactatttaaccGCACTAGTCCTTCTCTTAGCGCTAATTTCGAACATATAACCTCGTTTGACCTAGGTTGTCAAATGTACTACCCCGTTCGACCTTGGGTTGTCGAGCATATAACCTCGCTTGACTTAGTTAGGGCTGTTCTTGCTTACTAAAAATAACACGTGTTTTCCTTTAATTGTTCTCTTTACTAATCTGAAATCGAAAATGaacacatattttcaaattgttttttttttaatttattattattattactgaaatttctctttaaaacttttatctcaaaattgCTCTTAGGACTAAACTCAATAACAACAAAACCATGCATAAGGGATTTAAACATGGGCTCATATCACAACAAAAAGCTATTGCATGTTTTTCTACTACATAGTTCTAATGCAAGAAATAGGGCTAGGTATTGGTTAGATCGGTGTTGTAGACCCAATTTCGCCTACTGAATCGACAAagttagttaaatattttaattaaccgaatttatatctatatatatattaatttcgaCAATTTCGGTTAATTCTATTATTTTGGTAAAGTTGGTTAATTGTCGGTCGGTGAAGTCAGTTAATTTTTAAGGGCCAAATCTCTTTTGGCCCAAATGAGTTGTTTCTGGGCCAAGCCTATTTTTATGGGTCAAATCccaaatcgttttttttttggggggggctAAACAAATGTTTATTAGACATGTTTATAAGCACCTTTAACATATTCATTATCTTAGATTATTAGAAATTGTCACTAATATAGACAAAATTAAATGAGAACCGATTAATATTGCTAGGACACTATCCTACCATACTTTGGCCTTTCTCTAGATAAAGATGATGATAACCATATGTTTAAGTTGGTTCGGTTCGATTCAATTAAccgataaaataaaaactatatagaTTAATCGAACCAAACTAACGTCGGTATAAGCTTTTTATTTCGTCTACCGACAGCTAGAAGTCGGTAGAGGCGGTATGCGGTCGATGGCGGTTTGGTAACTGTCGGTAAATGGTAATCGGCTATTTTGCCAACACCTAGCAAGAAACAAGTCAAAATTGGTGAGAAAATCAAAGCAAATCGAATTGGCTTGTTGCCAAATGTAGAAAACCTTATGAAATTGTTTGATTGCAGGAGACGCGCTCGAGACATTGTCAAGCTCTCTTTCCTGGTAGGCCACCGCTCGAGTGGTGATCGAGTGGTATCCTTTGGTAGAGGACCGGTCAAGGGCGTGTCAAGCGCTTGATCGAGCGGAATCCTCGAAGTGGTGCCTGCTCGAGTAACGTCGAGCACTCGATCGAGCACCTCTCTCGGATGTCGTTCATCACCTAATTATATTCTCAATCCACCATTAGCAATGTCTACCTAAATTGCAGAGCCCCAAAATGACCAACAGAGAACGGACTAAATAGCTTAAATAGGATTGTTCTTTCGTTAAACCAATTCGAAGAGTGAGATACAAGTATAAAACCTCTAGCGCCCGCTACCTCCATATCTTTGCAATGATAAAGACTCTAAATTCCAAGGAGAAAAATATGAGAAGGGTTGCAAGCCTGTCAGAGGATTGGGACGTAGACATATTCTTTTACCCGCCCAACTTGTCCACTGACTGGACGGATATCCATTCCAAGGGTACACAGAATGTATGCCAATTGCCAAATGACAATGGAGGAACCACCGAAAGCTAAAACAAAGTTACTGTGCTTTATTCTTCTCCAATCTTCATGGGAATCCTATTCTCTTTCAACTTTATGCCTCGGTCCTCGTATGATTCTTATTTCTTAGTGATTACTTAAGACACAAgcatatagtttttcttttgcttctcaGCCCATTTGAAGACATAACTTGTATTTCCTCCTCACAAGCTTCTGTTCAGGTAAAGAACTCTTCATAGATTGAGTTTGTTTGTGTCTgtctatatataaaatatatctaGTTTGGTCTTGATCAATTTACCCTTTTTAGCTGAAGCAGAGGCAGCAATGGGTTTGGCAATTTCTCGATTCGTGAAGATGCTTTTTGCGAGGAAAGAAATGAGGATTCTTATGGTAGGTCTTGATGCTGCCGGAAAAACCACCATCCTCTACAAGCTGAAACTCGGAGAAATTGTTACCACCATTCCCACTATTGGTACTCACTATTGTCTTATCATTCCCGCAGGATTTGATTAACTGCAGGTTCGGATCATCTGCTATAAGCCGATCCACAAATAgtcttgttcttgtttttatgAATAAACAAACTTTTGGTTATTGGAAACATTTCAAACCATGAAACACGTAAACATGTTCATGATGACCTTTATGTTATCTGAATCTCTGTTAGattcattttttcttccaaaGACTTGGGGTATATACATGTGTTACCAAAAGATCAGCtagtagaaaagaaaattcaataaAGCTGGTTATTACTACTTCTTTCTTCTGCTCTGTCAAAAAGAATTTCTCAGACATATGAACAGACATTTTTGGACCTCAATGATCAGCTATATCGAGTGAGAGAGCTTTTCAAGCTGTTATCTTCCTACAAAAATcagaaatgatatatatatgaagatatTGATCAATGTTGGATTAACTTTTTATGTGCCAGGGTTCAATGTGGAAACTGTTGAATACAAAAATGTTAGCTTTACCGTCTGGGATGTAGGAGGACAGGATAAGGTATGAAACATGATCATTTGAACTAAATCTAGTTTTCTTCAAATACCCAACAAtaaatatgacattttgcattATCTTATATATGTTCTTGGAGGATTTATACAAGTTAGTGGTTCCACATAGTCAGTCAAGCTTAGCTAATCATGAAAGTTTGTTTTCTACTAATCTAGATTCGACCATTATGGAGACACTACTTTCAAAACACCCAGGGTCTTATCTTTGTGGTGGATAGTAATGACAGAGAAAGAATCTCAGAAGCCAGAGATGAGCTCCATCGGATGCTTAGTGAGGTGAATCTTTCTTCACGTACACTAGGCGAATTCATTTGCTCCTTCTGGTTTCTTACAGAATTTGCAGCAAAAGCTACTAGAATGAAATGGCCTTAAATTAACTTTGAGTTTGCCTTTCCTTGCTGCAGGATGAGCTTCGTGACGCAACTTTGCTTGTGTTTGCCAATAAGCAGGACCTTCCAAATGCCATGAGTGTCTCTGAAATCACAGATAAACTAAGCCTGCATTCACTCCGTCAGCGCCGATGGTACATATATTGTATTTCTTATTCATTAATCATTCATAATTCCATATATATCACATGTCACAAACTTATGAGTCTTCAATAAGTTTCTAAACCTATACAAAGAGTAACCAACAGAATTGTTGAAGATGATATTATAGCTTTTAAGgaactaaaatagataaatctACTATATATCTAGTTATGATTTCCCTCACTTGTTTAATTGGTGCCATTGGAAATTGACCGCTACAGGTGTTAAACATGTTGGGACATCGACACTCAACttaaaaagatttatttttgggtttggtTCGACTATGCTATATTAATCTCCGACATCTTTTCATTGTAAGACTCAAATCTTTTTATACTCAAACGTACGTGTATATTCAGGTACATCCAAGCTGCAACTGCCACTTCTGGCCAAGGACTTTATGAAGGTCTTGATTGGCTATCCAGCAACGTCACTAGCAAGGCAAGATAATCCAGACTCTTTCTAAACTTTTTGTCCCACAAAAACTTTGATTGTACTGATTTCCTGATAGAGATATTCCCAGACCTATTCTTATTGTTTGTGTGTTTTTTACAGGCATAACTTGAGAAGGTTGATGCACCTTTGTTTTAGAGCCATTACCGTATCAATCCAGCGAGTCTGTAACTAAACTTGTGACTTTTACAAGTGAAAAGCATGAAATGGAAATGAACTCTACATACGTGTGTAATTTTTTGAATAGCTATTGTAATCATACTATCATACGATTTGGTGTGATACCTCTCATTCTATGTTGGGGGCATTAATAGGAATAGTACGTGGTTCTAAAAGCAGATGTCATATGATAGAAATGCCTAAGAGTCGGCTCTGGAGCGTGGTGGTGAGTTACGAAACCAATTTTTCCCAAGCAGACAGCAGTCGAAATCGGTGATGGTAGTCATTTATCTTTCAGCAGCTCCACTCACTTATCAATATTCAATAACTTAATACTATACTCATACATAAGTCGCCTCCTCTGTAACTCGACCACAAAGCCGCAACCCCTTTCCATTACATACTCGACGTGTTGCGTTAGATCTCATACCTGATGTGGTTgctagctctgataccaaatgatataAACTTTCAGTAGAATTCACCCTTAAAAACCGACTTACAAGATAAGGATGTCCAAAAGTTTATATACACATTATCAAGATTTTACTTAACCCATGTAGGATACTTAGGAACAAAACATTATAACTAACAACAATTATATCCCACCAAAAGAAAGATAGAGAAAATTACAAACagcaaaaaggggaaaaaaaattcattcaaaaATTTAAGAGCTTGTGATCAACAACAAATGGACATGCTTAATGGCCTGTTTCACTACGGCACATTAATACCTTCTGGTTGGAGCATGGGAAGCTCCTCACTGTAACAAAAATTGGGATAGAATCCTCGATCTCCAGTTCAGAACCATTTTACAGTTTCGATTTTGCTTGGTTACATTTAACCTAGCTTTACAACAATGTCCATTTAATAAGTTTTATGGGTGCCTCTCTGTAACAATTTGTGTGTGTGTCGGAAACTCTGAGACAAATGTTCAGTTCCTCGTTAAACAGTGTCTTTATTATCTTTGGCTAACAGGCTGAGCACTTCAAACTTTCGAAGTATCTAGGAACTCATCTTTGCAGATCTTGGTGTTATGATATTTCGAACAGTAGCTGGGGATGTCAGTGagctttattttcaatttaaggaTTTCTAGCAGCAATTTGCTACTGTCACCAAAATGTATCGTATCCTCACCCATTTgcatgttctttttttcttttcttttctcttttttttttttttttttttttttttcatttttcatgtgAGGTAAAGGTCATTGATGAACAGTTAGTGTATTTCACAGGGTGAATTTGCAATTACAGAGaccctctccctccctccctccctctctctctctctcttctttttgtttcttttttgccAGAATAGGTTGAGGGCTTTTTCcctaatttagtttttttttttaaaaaaatatctctatAACTCtgttaaaatcaattttttactcCTCAAAAAAGTTTTCGTTTTAGTTTTGCCCCTTTCTTAAAAATTTAGTTTCGCCATCGGTTGTCAGCTAAATTTGCCTTATTTGCTAGATTTGTTTTTACTGCAATTTCATTACTGATCAATTATGCTGAGAGGCCTAGCCCTAAGCACAACCAACTTGGTCTTGGGTAATGAGAGAAGATTGAGTACAGATTAAAGTTTTTTGTGATCACAAAATAAGAATTTGAGTCTAGAGAAATGGTTGCCTCCTCCGGCTTATTATCCTAGGAGACCTTTCGGTAAGTGAGGCGACCGTTGTATTACTTGTCACTAAATCTGTGGTGAATGAGGACCTAAATAATATCATTATAAATGACGACTCTCGAACTGTTGTTTATGCCTTTTTTAACCTATATCTCTAGCTGGATTAGCAATTGGATCCTTTCATCTCCGAAGCTTGTGGGCTATTGAATCATATTCCATTATGGTCGTTTCATAAAATTCATCACAGTGCAAACTGGTTTGCGCATCATCTTGCTAAATATGCCACTTCTACTATTATTAGCGAAAGCATTCCAATTCCATCCTTGTTAGTGTAGACAATTATTCATCTCCCATAAATGTACAAATTATTTTGCTCCTACATATTTTCCTACCAATTGTTCACCGAATCGCCATACATAGACTCATAATCTAGATCACATTTGACCATATCtacaagaaaagaatcaagttcaTATTCTACAGATTGTTTTGTTCCTATAAATTCTCCTACCGATTGTTCAACATATTAGACTCATAATTCAAATCACATTTGACCGCATCTACAAGGAAATAATCAAGCTCATATTTTCACCGCATCTATAAGGAAAGAACAATTCAGTCATAATTGGAAACCAACTACTAAAGGCAATTCTCATATCTAAAATATTTGTAATCGTTGTAATCCCGTGATCCATGGAATCTCTATTCTCTCGTTATATATCTTTGCTCTATTTAGTCGATTGGGTCTGTCGATACACAAAGAATTCTTCATTTCATTACAAACTCTTTCTTGATATTAGGACTGAGGTTTTGAATTCGAACATTgactttataatttatttttatacacgTTTCTATCAACTTAAAACTCTTGGAGTAATTGATGACTTAACATGGTACGAGAACAATCTGTCTACCGCCAATTATTGTAGTCTCTATTAGTGATTTAAACTCCCTTTTGGCTCTCCCTTTTTtgtcctttcctttttcttttttctttttttccttgttttcctttgttttgttggttgtatttgctcaaaaaaaaaaaaaaaaaaaggattggtTTCACTTGGAATAGTTATTTATTGTTTCCCCATTTCAGATTCACCATCAAAAGAAACAAGGGAGTACTATACTTTTGACAATTCCACCCATAAGActttcttgctgttctcaaccACTACTAGCTGTTCTCAACCACTTCTGAATTATGTTGTCTCACGTGTACCACGTACTCTGGGGAGTTCTATCATCTCCATCTTTAATGTGTCCAGCGTCACTTATTTTGTTTCTATAAAGTAATATGATTAAAGAAggctaatttttttaagaaacagaaaaagaaaatcgcACCTAAAGGCAAAGCAAGTGAAGACAAAGAAGTAATACTAGACAGACAAAGATCTTCTTTTAATCACCATCCCACTACGTTCCCAACTCCaatatttgtttcaatttttcactgTTTAACCATCTAGATTAAAGTGCATttcatcaaatttcaaattttcactgTAATCTACTCATTACAGCTTAACTGCTCTACAATTCTTGATGCTTTTCAAGGAATTCCTGGGGTCATTAATGTGTAAATCATTTGCTTTTATCTCAGTTAATCAAGAGTAACCTCTAACCTTAGTTTCTGCTTGAGGGGCTAAGATTCATGTCCCTCCATTTTAGACCATAAAATGAAtgctctccatttcacttgaaattacGACGGGTAATTTTTCACACATGTAAACCCGATACAAAATTAAAGGTTCGATCCGTCGAATTTGAATttatctatatagtcttatatctatACTTCAACCCGACACAAtaagggttggcaatttttgacaagGCCTGAAAACCCgacataaaaccaacacaaaattaacaattagTATTGAGAGGTCTGACATATTTAATTAGATGAGACATGATAGAATTtacttatatagttatatactcATGCTTCAACACGACTAAAACTAGTAAAATCCCAAGATGATGCAGTGTAATGTGACCATGGCTCTGCCTCTCCTGCTAACCAAAAATTGTGGCTTTCGAAAATTTATACACTATTAACCAACCATaaggtaatttttattttttttttgttttgtttttcttccttcAGGATCTTGGCGACTCGTTCGCCTTAACCACCCGGCCAAAGCAATAATTACTGACTATAAGACACATAATTGTGCATGCATGTTTCTAGGACCCGGCTGCGCCCCTTGCCTTGGGGACTTAATGATTGGTGAGACAATGGAGAAGGGTCATTTTCATAATGTGATGCATGCCATCTGGCTATTAATTGACTGGTATTATTACTATTCCTACCTATTTCACTTATGAACTATGATTAATAATGATCTTTCACTCATGCCCTCCATCTCTAGCTGATATCTTAGCATGCACATTCAAAATGTTCAAAGAAATTTACTCAAAACTTCTAAAAACTACAACAAACGCTATAGAATTCAAAGCACAGCAGACATCACAAGATTCCAGCCACTGCCGACTGGGTTAACCAGCTTAGCTGTTGCGTTGAaaatctccatctctctctctcacacagaCACAGACACAGACACAGACACGCATGAATTATGATAATAAAAGACATAATATCGTTAATCTATGCAAAACTATAACAAACTTTAAAGAGTAAAAGCTAAAGCAGAGCCGTAAGGCATCCCCACCAAATCAAAAAGTTACCCATCTATTCGATGTCCACTCTCAAAATCTCCAATATTCTTCAACCTTTAATCTTTTCAGGTCTCTCGGTGGTTCAAAGTATCAAAACGCATCCAAAACACCTTTTTTTCTCCTGTCCTGGCTCTAGCGTTGTTCTTATACAAATTTCCTAGAACACTTTTTCCAATAAAAATTCATCCATAATGGACATCCCCACAAGATCTAAAGGTTACCCAACTTCCCATACTTGTATTCTCAGCCTCCCtccaccttttttcttttccagggTTGTTAGGTTCGAAGGATCAAAATGCAACAAAGAAATTCATGTCCTTTCTTGTTCCTTTCATGAATGAGGgttttcctaaaattttcaCTTCCATTATCACAAAAACTCATATCTTAAACGATAAAACACACAGCACGTCATTATGGATACTTCAAAACTAGTCTACTCTGCTTGCAGAGAAAATTAAGAGTGTTAATTCCAAACTTAATTAGTGCCCTAGGCAGATGAGAAAATTTGTGGACAAGAAATTACAAAGACTTGCAGCAAAACCGGACTTCTAAGCGCATTCGCTTTCTCAATTGTCCTTTTAATTAACAATTCATATTTGAAATCTAAGATGCTACACCGCACACAATTCATATTAGGTTTAACAGGGTATTCCTAAGATAACAAATTAGGTTTAAAAAGATGCTATAGCAAAAATCAGGCAGGTTaagatgaaaaattatttatttacccATTAAAACTAAAATCAGGATTGCAAAATTAAAAATCGGATGACATTCTAGTTGTAGGGCTACAAATATTTGTCTACTGCTCAAGTCAAGCTTAGTAAATGGAAAACACAGTTTAAATGTTTTACTATCAAGCTTAGGTTTTGGACCAGTTATCCATACAGAAAAGATACCTTCTATATGTGAAGCACAATATACAGAACACATTACTAGGAGTATAAATGGGCCAAGTATTTGTTAATTATATGTTATAGTTTAACACAACAGACATGTCTAGACTATTTTAAAGTGCTAgattagttttgttttgtaaatctAGGCAGTTCTGGAAGAGATAGAGATGTTTTTAGAGCACAAGCAGATAGATAGTCAGCCAGCACTGACTTGGTTGTTGTTTACCAAGACTTTTGCCATTGAGTTTTACCTTTTTGAAAGAGCTCTCAAATCCAATTACCTAATctaaagaatattttaaaacagAGTTACAGAATTTCAATTGATCTATGCCCTTAAGTAATAGACCACTAAACAAGCACTATTCAGCTTTCACctgcctttttttattttcctgaaAGCTCTCAAGTAATCAGCGTGTCCAATTAAGAGAACAAACTAAAGACTTTTTGTTGCCTATCTCGATTAAGGTTCCACTACCACCAAAATTAATGAGATCAAATGGCAGGTAAAAAGCAATTTATGCAGATAAAGAGAGAGTCTTGGAATTATGTTATCTATACGCATGTGGTATTCAAATTATCTGAAAATGtagtaaaagaaaaactagGAGATAACTCAGGTAAAGCAACACACTCACCTTTCTTTTTGTATTCTTAAAGCACCATCCCACCTCCGAACTTAAATCAGAAAACGGGGAAGTAAAATACGATCTCCATATTCATTATCATAGATTCAGCCAGAAATGCAATGATAAATCATGGAACACAACATAATTGCGCCTTAAAAAGAGATATTGCCAATAATATGTGAAAGAGAGAATGCATGATGCCAAGTTTAAGAGTAGACATTAAGACAAAGGAAGATTAACGAGGGCTACTAAGCACACCCACAGACACACGATTTAGTGAAGGCAACCGCATCTGCTGATCCTGTGCTCTGCTCCTTTTGAAAGGAGGCTCTGGTGTCCGTGAAGATGAAACGGATGCCACAGCCCATGATTCATTGGAGCTATCCTGTGCTCTGCTCCTTTTAAAAGTAAGCTCCGGTCGTGGTGATGATGAAACGGACGACGCCACAGCCCAAGATTCATTGGAGCTATCACAGCAGAAAATTGCATCAATTACGCCATTTGGGCTGCTAGGTATGGAGTGATGCTTGCGATTATGGCTTTGGTTGTGAATGTGGCCGTGGCTCTCTGACAATTCCAGGATGAGCTTATAGCACCCATTAACTATTTCCTGTTAAAGCCATCATCAAGCTCTTAACTAATAGACCATCAAGTTTGGAACATATTTGCAAAAGCAGGAGTTCCATGAAACATAGAAACACATGTAATTAGATACACACCTTACTGACTTTAAGCACATTCATAAGCTGGTTCTGATATTCCAGTGGATTATACGGTTCAATATCCTCAATTACACGAAGCATTGTTGCAGTAGCTAATATAGAAGGAACATAACTCATAAACCTTGGATCTGGAACCAAAACCCAATATTAAAGACAAAATTAGAAGTTGAGGAAGATCATAAATGAATTTATCTCCAATTTTCAATATCTGTTGCATACGGACAATTTCATAGACAACAAAGCAAAGAACTATTTCTTAGCTTACCGGCAATAAGAGAGAGAGTAAGACGCTCACACCTCCACAGAAACTCCCAATGCAAGTGGTTCTTCAAGCCAAGCCTCCTGATAATGTGATCAAAGAAGGAAACTGGCGTCACCGGGTTCATCCTCCACTGAAGAGTGGACAGCACCAGAAGCTCCATTCTCTGAATTGTCTTTGCTTCAAACACGTACTTTGATTCCCCCACCTAAAAATGTCACGGAATCCCACATTTAAACAATATGGCAAATACAGGAAACAAACATAATGAAACATTATCACATTTTAACAAACACCCAGGTTGCACAAATAAATCTCACATACTTGCAGGTCTAAAAGAAGTGGCACGTCGATCTCCTCCACCTTGGCAGCCAGAGAGAGACAAGCCACGGCAGCGAGTTGGCTCATCCAGGGAATTTCCCTCTGAAACGCACGGCTTGAAGCAAACCTATCAAAGTAATTCACAGCAAGAACAGTGGTCAAGGCAGAGAACCCATAGTGCGCTTTAACCCTCAAAATCCAATCCACAGCCCCTTTCCTGGCCACCATTAGAGACCCATCTGAGACCAGACTGCTCAAACACACGTGGGTATCTCCCTCTTTGGAGATTAGGGACACAAGCTCTTCATCCTCCCACCCCAAGTCATTCTCTAGCAAAACCAAAGGGAAAAGTGAgtactttttcacattttcgtCATGGttctcactctctttctcttcttcctcaacaCCATTCTCTTCTTCAAAACTCTCTTCCGCACAGAACAGAGCATCAAGGAGCATTGGTGGGCTTTGCAGCTGTTGGGTTTCTTCTTCTTGCAGAGCCATCATCTTCTAAGAAGAAGAATTTGAGGCCTCTGCTCATTATACCACGAAAAGTTTAATGCTTGAACTCAGACCCATATCAATATTCATCCTCTGCATATGTTTCTCTCCACCGCTTTACAATATTcacccacagagagagagagagacagagagagagacccaaATGGAGTAAGCAGACGAAGGATTTTATCTGAGACGCCCTTCACGCCTGTCCTTTCTttgctagtttttcttttcttttctaacttGTATTCCACTCCCAATATTTtccataataaataaaaaaaaggactCTACATTAGGCTGTTTGGCGCGCAGGAAAGTggaatatatgtatgtatgtatgtaacGGCACACTGGCCGAGTCTGCGCAAGAAAATAAGCAAATCCCTTTTATAGAATCAGTATTAAAGAGCGTCTGCCCGCTGCGCAGTGCTCACACAAATGGAAAGTACCAAAAGGCTGATACACTTACAAACTCAAAAAAGCAAAAGACTGATACGATACGTATTCGG carries:
- the LOC133863977 gene encoding ADP-ribosylation factor 1-like isoform X2, which produces MGLAISRFVKMLFARKEMRILMVGLDAAGKTTILYKLKLGEIVTTIPTIGFNVETVEYKNVSFTVWDVGGQDKIRPLWRHYFQNTQGLIFVVDSNDRERISEARDELHRMLSEDELRDATLLVFANKQDLPNAMSVSEITDKLSLHSLRQRRWYIQAATATSGQGLYEGLDWLSSNVTSKA
- the LOC133864885 gene encoding cyclin-D3-2, whose product is MMALQEEETQQLQSPPMLLDALFCAEESFEEENGVEEEEKESENHDENVKKYSLFPLVLLENDLGWEDEELVSLISKEGDTHVCLSSLVSDGSLMVARKGAVDWILRVKAHYGFSALTTVLAVNYFDRFASSRAFQREIPWMSQLAAVACLSLAAKVEEIDVPLLLDLQVGESKYVFEAKTIQRMELLVLSTLQWRMNPVTPVSFFDHIIRRLGLKNHLHWEFLWRCERLTLSLIADPRFMSYVPSILATATMLRVIEDIEPYNPLEYQNQLMNVLKVSKEIVNGCYKLILELSESHGHIHNQSHNRKHHSIPSSPNGVIDAIFCCDSSNESWAVASSVSSSPRPELTFKRSRAQDSSNESWAVASVSSSRTPEPPFKRSRAQDQQMRLPSLNRVSVGVLSSPR
- the LOC133863977 gene encoding ADP-ribosylation factor 1-like isoform X1; this encodes MGLAISRFVKMLFARKEMRILMVGLDAAGKTTILYKLKLGEIVTTIPTIGFNVETVEYKNVSFTVWDVGGQDKIRPLWRHYFQNTQGLIFVVDSNDRERISEARDELHRMLSEDELRDATLLVFANKQDLPNAMSVSEITDKLSLHSLRQRRWYIQAATATSGQGLYEGLDWLSSNVTSKAR